In Maylandia zebra isolate NMK-2024a linkage group LG12, Mzebra_GT3a, whole genome shotgun sequence, a single genomic region encodes these proteins:
- the mrpl40 gene encoding large ribosomal subunit protein mL40 yields MSLALSRCLCRVLSRQAMPSSSLYGEHHHLVQSPWFAPVMTLKTSAPLRAEPKKKKKVDPRREQMLRERLKKKLKKLEKVPPELIPIEDFITPTKCLDETRERTAPRLSFEESEGRALLLKEWCRYKQKQHMAEVEAVELALEAQREALEELKLESEELYRAALKPDPLLIPFVHEGPAYTPAIPNYDAPDGKYNDITKVYTQ; encoded by the exons ATGTCTTTGGCTCTTTCGCGATGTCTTTGCAGGGTTTTATCGCGGCAGGCCATGCCGTCGAG CTCTCTGTACGGAGAACATCACCATCTTGTACAGAGTCCTTGGTTTGCACCAGTGATGACCCTGAAGACATCTGCTCCACTGAG AGCTGagccaaaaaagaagaagaaagtggacCCGAGAAGGGAACAGATGTTGAGAGAGCGTCTGaaaaagaagctgaagaaaCTGGAGAAAgttccaccagagcttataccCATAGAGGACTTCATCACTCCAACCAAATGCTTGGATGAAACAAG GGAACGCACTGCTCCAAGGCTGTCATTTGAAGAAAGTGAGGGTCGAGCCCTGCTGCTGAAGGAGTGGTGTCGATACAAACAG AAGCAGCACATGGCTGAAGTGGAAGCTGTTGAACTGGCTTTGGAAGCACAGAGGGAGGCACTGGAGGAGCTGAAGCTGGAGTCCGAGGAGCTGTACCGGGCAGCACTGAAGCCTGACCCGCTTCTTATTCCCTTTGTTCACGAAGGTCCCGCATATACGCCAGCAATACCCAATTATGACGCCCCTGATGGGAAATACAACGATATCACTAAAGTTTACACGCAGTGA
- the lg12h22orf39 gene encoding synaptic plasticity regulator PANTS, giving the protein MDRAVGEIAWRPPRACEDYWSEFRHCKSFKNWFHHYYTYGTVPSCQQWKEDYHNCREWEKHRGTEAKEALRRSEKIRVAEQRNFIPVWQLRQEPPRDWHVPLNQEKPQDS; this is encoded by the exons ATGGACAGGGCTGTGGGAGAAATCGCATGGAGG CCACCACGGGCATGTGAAGACTACTGGAGCGAGTTTAGACACtgcaaaagttttaaaaactggTTTCACCACTACTACACTTACGGTACCGTGCCATCCTGCCAGCAGTGGAAAGAGGACTACCATAACTGCAGAGAGTGGGAGAAACACAGAGGCACCGAGGCTAAG GAGGCGTTGCGGAGAAGTGAGAAAATCAGAGTGGCAGAGCAAAGAAACTTCATTCCAGTGTGGCAGCTGAGGCAGGAGCCTCCTAGAGACTGGCACGTGCCACTGAACCAGGAGAAGCCTCAGGACTCCTGA